In Acaryochloris marina S15, a single genomic region encodes these proteins:
- a CDS encoding 3'(2'),5'-bisphosphate nucleotidase codes for MPYESEKQIAIQAVQAAAQLCEQVRREIVPEAIEKKDKSPVTVADFGAQALICRALSTAFPQDAVVGEEDAAELRTPEMAERLAQVTQYVQAIVPDATAEQVTDWIDHGNGQVASRYWTLDPIDGTKGFLRGDQYAIALALIEDGEIKVGVLGCPALSFTEGQTGLMGVAVRGAGATLSPLAGGTPQSIQVVSAEQSDNLRFVESVESGHGDQSRQAAVAKAAGITQDSLRMDSQAKYMAVAAGEAALYLRLPSPKTPDYREKIWDHAAGVILVEEAGGRVTDIAGKSLDFSLGAKLVNNQGVVVSNGSIHDPVLAAL; via the coding sequence ATGCCCTACGAATCTGAGAAACAAATCGCTATCCAAGCTGTACAAGCGGCAGCCCAACTTTGCGAACAAGTTCGGCGCGAAATTGTCCCAGAAGCCATTGAGAAGAAAGATAAAAGCCCGGTAACCGTGGCTGACTTTGGCGCTCAAGCGCTCATTTGTCGGGCCCTCTCCACTGCCTTCCCCCAAGATGCCGTGGTGGGTGAAGAGGATGCTGCAGAATTGCGGACCCCTGAGATGGCCGAGCGCTTGGCCCAGGTCACCCAATATGTTCAGGCCATTGTCCCCGATGCCACTGCCGAACAAGTGACAGACTGGATTGACCATGGCAATGGTCAAGTCGCCTCGCGTTACTGGACCTTGGACCCCATTGACGGCACCAAAGGTTTTTTGCGGGGAGACCAATATGCGATCGCATTAGCCTTAATCGAAGATGGCGAAATTAAAGTGGGCGTTTTGGGCTGTCCGGCCCTCTCTTTTACAGAGGGGCAAACCGGATTAATGGGCGTTGCCGTGCGCGGAGCAGGTGCAACCCTATCTCCTTTAGCAGGTGGCACCCCTCAATCGATCCAAGTGGTCTCTGCGGAGCAATCTGACAATCTCCGCTTTGTGGAAAGCGTGGAATCCGGTCATGGCGATCAGTCTCGCCAAGCCGCCGTTGCTAAAGCTGCAGGTATCACCCAAGACTCCTTACGCATGGATAGCCAAGCCAAATATATGGCGGTTGCCGCTGGGGAAGCAGCCCTCTATTTGCGACTGCCTTCTCCGAAAACTCCTGACTATCGCGAGAAAATCTGGGATCACGCCGCAGGGGTAATTTTAGTGGAAGAAGCAGGCGGTCGAGTGACGGATATCGCCGGTAAGTCCCTCGATTTCTCCTTAGGGGCAAAACTGGTGAATAACCAAGGGGTCGTCGTCAGCAATGGCAGCATCCACGATCCGGTGCTGGCTGCTCTCTAA
- the bchM gene encoding magnesium protoporphyrin IX methyltransferase, producing MPTTNDKAVVQDYFNTVGFDRWRRIYGDGDVNKVQKDIRVGHQQTVDTVLSWLKADGDLSGQSFCDAGCGVGSLSIPLAEKGIQVSASDISKKMVEEAQTRAQQTLGQDQNPNFSVQDLETLSGSYDTVICLDVLIHYPDQKVPEMINHLASLANSRLILSFAPWTIGYMLLKKIGSFFPGPSKTTRAYLHRDFDICDILRSQGWTIERKAMTKTSFYFSRLIEAKRPEA from the coding sequence ATGCCTACCACCAACGATAAAGCCGTTGTCCAAGATTATTTCAATACCGTTGGTTTCGACCGTTGGCGGCGGATTTATGGCGACGGTGATGTGAATAAAGTCCAAAAAGACATTCGCGTCGGTCATCAACAAACCGTCGATACGGTTCTCTCCTGGCTAAAGGCCGATGGAGATTTATCAGGACAATCTTTTTGCGATGCGGGCTGTGGCGTGGGGAGCTTGAGCATTCCCCTCGCAGAGAAGGGTATTCAGGTCTCAGCTAGCGATATTTCAAAAAAAATGGTGGAAGAGGCCCAGACCAGAGCACAACAAACATTAGGCCAAGATCAAAACCCCAACTTCAGCGTTCAGGATTTAGAGACCTTATCTGGTAGTTATGACACGGTTATTTGTCTCGATGTATTGATTCACTATCCCGACCAAAAAGTACCGGAAATGATCAATCATTTAGCATCCTTAGCCAACTCTCGGCTCATCCTGAGCTTTGCCCCCTGGACCATTGGGTATATGTTGCTAAAGAAAATTGGCAGCTTCTTCCCAGGTCCGAGCAAAACCACTCGGGCTTATCTACACCGAGATTTTGATATTTGCGACATTTTGCGATCCCAAGGGTGGACCATCGAGCGCAAAGCTATGACTAAAACCAGCTTTTATTTCTCCCGCCTGATTGAAGCCAAGCGCCCAGAAGCATAG
- a CDS encoding SDR family oxidoreductase, whose product MVVPPPQNPSSSSAKVVLITGCSSGIGKALALEFRQQGYQVFATARNLADMEALAQPGIATLQLDVTCPAEIATAIDTLVAETQGIDILVNNAGYGVMGPLLDIPNGELVNQFQTNVFAPIHLIQQVVPLMGKGGLILNLGSVSGVMSTPFAGPYCASKAALHALSDALRMELAPFKIQVVTVRAGAIQSQFGQTASQMAERLFSANSRYQQLAPQIQARALASQNQATSAAVLAQKLVHRIQHSDRLPPEIAIGNKSRTLPLLKRWLPTRLLDRILMRKFGLGDWQPGPPPN is encoded by the coding sequence ATGGTCGTCCCCCCACCTCAAAACCCATCGAGTTCGTCGGCTAAAGTGGTGTTGATTACGGGATGTTCCTCTGGAATTGGCAAAGCTCTAGCCCTTGAGTTTCGGCAACAAGGCTATCAAGTCTTCGCAACTGCTCGGAACCTGGCTGATATGGAGGCACTTGCCCAACCAGGGATTGCCACATTGCAGTTAGATGTCACCTGTCCTGCAGAGATAGCCACTGCCATCGATACCCTGGTTGCCGAGACCCAGGGAATCGATATTCTCGTGAATAATGCGGGCTATGGGGTGATGGGGCCGTTGCTAGATATTCCCAATGGCGAGTTGGTGAACCAATTTCAAACCAATGTGTTTGCACCCATCCATCTCATCCAGCAGGTGGTGCCTTTGATGGGGAAGGGAGGGCTGATCCTCAATTTGGGGAGTGTTTCAGGGGTGATGAGTACGCCTTTTGCCGGTCCCTACTGTGCTTCCAAAGCGGCCCTGCATGCGTTATCCGATGCATTGCGAATGGAACTGGCCCCTTTTAAGATTCAGGTCGTGACGGTTCGAGCCGGGGCGATTCAATCCCAGTTTGGGCAAACGGCATCCCAGATGGCTGAACGGTTGTTCTCCGCCAACTCTCGCTATCAGCAGCTCGCACCTCAAATTCAGGCACGGGCGCTAGCGTCTCAGAACCAGGCGACTTCTGCGGCTGTCTTGGCCCAAAAGTTGGTACATCGTATTCAGCACTCGGATCGGCTGCCTCCTGAAATTGCCATTGGCAACAAAAGCCGCACCTTGCCATTATTAAAACGGTGGCTACCAACTCGACTATTGGATCGAATTTTGATGCGGAAATTTGGGTTAGGGGATTGGCAGCCGGGTCCACCGCCAAACTAA
- a CDS encoding GNAT family N-acetyltransferase has product MPEASLTIRSATPTDDELIAQHFYQMWRDNQVPTEQIRPDWQTVTLEFLATARDQLGYQGYIASLDAAMVGSVGCQLFSGLYPSLIHRDQRHYGYIWGVYVESAYRRQGIGRKLTEVAVEYLRSQHCTHAILHASPWGKPVYEQIGFIPSNEMRLEL; this is encoded by the coding sequence ATGCCAGAAGCCTCTCTTACTATCCGCTCCGCAACTCCCACAGATGATGAACTGATTGCCCAGCATTTTTACCAAATGTGGCGGGATAACCAGGTGCCTACAGAGCAGATTCGACCGGACTGGCAAACCGTCACCCTAGAGTTCTTAGCAACGGCCCGTGATCAATTAGGTTATCAAGGATATATCGCCTCTCTTGATGCAGCAATGGTCGGGTCGGTGGGCTGTCAATTATTTTCTGGGTTATATCCATCCTTGATCCATCGGGACCAGCGCCACTATGGCTACATTTGGGGTGTCTATGTGGAATCGGCCTATCGTCGCCAGGGAATTGGTCGCAAATTGACTGAGGTAGCGGTGGAGTATTTGCGATCGCAACACTGTACCCACGCCATCCTCCATGCCTCTCCTTGGGGCAAACCCGTCTACGAGCAGATCGGATTTATCCCCTCTAACGAAATGCGCTTGGAGCTTTAG
- a CDS encoding nuclear transport factor 2 family protein has protein sequence MAQPLSSDLEKQIIEVEEQLRLAMLTSDVATLDQLIADDLVFTNHLGQIMSKQDDLAFHQAGLCQFQTIEYSERRIQPIGEQMVVSVEVQWAGLYSEISFQDNLQFTRLWQRSPQGLWQVIVGHSSVIQSNIH, from the coding sequence ATGGCTCAGCCCCTCTCGTCTGACTTAGAGAAGCAAATTATTGAGGTTGAAGAACAGCTTCGCTTAGCCATGCTGACCTCTGATGTCGCAACCCTAGATCAACTGATTGCTGATGATTTAGTGTTTACCAACCATCTGGGCCAGATCATGAGTAAACAAGATGACCTGGCCTTTCATCAAGCCGGGCTCTGTCAATTTCAGACCATTGAGTATTCAGAACGCCGCATCCAACCCATCGGAGAACAGATGGTTGTCTCTGTGGAGGTGCAGTGGGCAGGTCTCTATAGCGAAATTTCTTTCCAGGACAATCTGCAATTTACCCGTCTATGGCAGCGTTCCCCTCAAGGCTTGTGGCAGGTGATCGTCGGCCATAGTAGCGTGATTCAGAGCAATATACATTAA
- a CDS encoding Fur family transcriptional regulator — translation MKQSADTIVQVLKEKGLRVTPQRYAVYANLLSRTDHPTVEHLLQDLNQDFPISSQATVYSSLQALRDVGLVREVLLEEGVSRYDANVDPHHHFRCRQCGEIEDISWNCFQEISLNNLRPGLEAQTYEVTVSGLCDRCQS, via the coding sequence ATGAAGCAGTCTGCCGACACCATCGTGCAAGTTTTAAAGGAGAAAGGTCTCCGAGTAACACCCCAACGTTATGCGGTGTATGCCAATTTGCTGTCTCGGACCGATCATCCAACCGTAGAACATCTACTACAGGATCTAAATCAGGATTTTCCCATTTCTTCTCAAGCGACGGTGTATAGCTCGTTGCAAGCCCTACGAGATGTAGGACTAGTACGAGAAGTCTTATTAGAAGAGGGCGTGTCCCGATATGACGCCAACGTCGATCCTCACCATCATTTCCGCTGTCGCCAATGTGGCGAAATTGAAGACATCTCTTGGAATTGTTTCCAAGAAATTAGTCTTAACAACCTTCGGCCTGGCTTAGAAGCCCAAACCTATGAGGTTACCGTGAGTGGCTTGTGCGATCGCTGCCAGTCCTAG
- a CDS encoding peroxiredoxin, translating into MAVFATERVPDVVFKTRVRDESVSGPNPYRWEDKTTQDIFGGKRVVVFSLPGAFTPTCSSTHLPRYEELYEEIKAQGVDGVICLSVNDAFVMFQWGKHQGAKNVFLLPDGNGEFTRKMGMLVDKSNLGFGMRSWRYSMVVNDGKIEKMFIEADYGDNCPTDPFEVSDADTMLAYLKGVHANAATTAAAVG; encoded by the coding sequence ATGGCTGTATTTGCAACTGAGCGAGTACCTGACGTCGTCTTTAAGACCCGAGTTCGGGATGAGTCCGTTTCCGGTCCCAACCCCTATCGTTGGGAAGACAAAACCACCCAGGATATTTTTGGTGGTAAGCGAGTGGTTGTGTTCTCCCTACCCGGTGCATTTACCCCCACTTGCTCATCGACACACTTACCTCGCTATGAGGAACTATACGAAGAAATTAAAGCCCAAGGGGTTGATGGTGTCATCTGCCTTTCGGTTAATGATGCATTTGTGATGTTCCAATGGGGCAAGCATCAAGGTGCTAAGAATGTTTTCTTACTTCCCGACGGCAATGGTGAGTTTACTCGCAAGATGGGCATGTTGGTGGACAAATCTAACCTAGGCTTCGGCATGCGCTCTTGGCGCTATTCGATGGTTGTCAATGATGGCAAAATCGAAAAAATGTTTATCGAAGCTGATTATGGCGATAACTGCCCTACAGACCCCTTTGAAGTATCTGATGCCGATACGATGTTGGCCTATCTCAAGGGTGTCCATGCCAATGCAGCAACTACGGCTGCTGCGGTTGGCTAA
- the gor gene encoding glutathione-disulfide reductase: protein MSYDYDLFVIGAGSGGIATARRAAQYGAKVGIAEYDRLGGTCVNRGCVPKKLMVYASHFPSQFDAATGYGWSPVESKLDWLKMITAVNDEVTRLNGIYQKMLDNSKVEVYRGRAALVDAHTVTIGDQKVTADKILVAVGGKPVKPDSIPGIEHAITSDDIFNLKEQPKHLVVLGGGYIGIEFACILKGLGSDVTLMIRADKILRGFDDDIRSEIQEAMQKHGIRVLNNMTDLAIAKSDTGLQITVKQANNAEETILADAVSLAATGRIPNLEGLGIENTAIEVDGGAISVDDYSQTAEPNIYAVGDCTDRINLTPVAINEGRAFADTHFGGNSRQMSYDNVATAIFTTPEAATVGLTETEAQEKYGEDKIKVYRSRFRPMYYTLPNHDEKTLMKLIVNTETDQVLGAHMVGDHAGEIIQGVAIAVKMGATKAQFDATVGIHPSSAEEFVTMR from the coding sequence ATGAGTTATGACTATGATTTGTTTGTGATTGGTGCGGGCTCAGGTGGTATTGCAACGGCCCGGCGAGCAGCTCAATATGGTGCCAAAGTAGGCATTGCAGAATATGACCGTTTGGGTGGCACCTGCGTCAATCGAGGCTGTGTACCGAAAAAGCTGATGGTCTATGCTTCTCACTTCCCTTCTCAGTTTGATGCTGCCACGGGGTATGGCTGGAGCCCAGTCGAGAGTAAATTGGACTGGCTCAAAATGATCACGGCAGTGAATGATGAAGTAACTCGACTCAATGGCATCTATCAGAAGATGCTGGATAACTCTAAAGTCGAGGTTTATCGTGGTCGAGCGGCGTTAGTGGATGCCCATACGGTGACCATTGGTGATCAAAAGGTAACCGCCGATAAAATTTTAGTAGCGGTGGGGGGTAAGCCCGTCAAGCCGGACAGTATTCCCGGCATCGAACATGCCATCACGTCAGACGATATTTTCAACCTGAAAGAGCAGCCTAAACATCTAGTTGTCCTCGGTGGTGGCTATATCGGTATTGAGTTTGCCTGCATTCTCAAGGGATTAGGGTCGGACGTGACGTTGATGATTCGGGCTGACAAAATTTTGCGCGGCTTTGACGACGATATCCGCTCAGAAATTCAAGAGGCGATGCAGAAGCATGGCATCCGAGTGCTGAATAATATGACGGATCTTGCCATTGCCAAATCCGATACGGGTCTCCAAATCACCGTTAAGCAGGCGAACAATGCCGAAGAAACCATCCTGGCGGATGCTGTAAGCCTAGCGGCAACAGGCCGTATCCCTAACTTGGAGGGATTGGGGATTGAAAATACGGCGATAGAAGTAGACGGTGGTGCGATCTCAGTGGATGACTATAGCCAAACAGCGGAACCCAATATTTATGCTGTCGGTGACTGTACAGATCGAATCAATTTAACGCCCGTTGCAATTAATGAAGGACGTGCCTTTGCGGATACCCATTTTGGCGGAAATTCTCGCCAGATGAGCTATGACAATGTGGCGACGGCCATCTTCACCACCCCAGAAGCAGCCACCGTTGGACTCACGGAAACAGAGGCACAGGAAAAATATGGTGAGGACAAGATCAAGGTGTATCGAAGTCGCTTCCGCCCCATGTATTACACCCTCCCCAATCATGATGAGAAAACGCTGATGAAACTGATCGTTAATACCGAAACTGATCAGGTTCTGGGGGCACATATGGTGGGTGACCATGCGGGAGAAATTATTCAAGGGGTCGCGATCGCAGTCAAGATGGGAGCCACAAAAGCCCAGTTTGACGCTACTGTCGGCATTCACCCGAGTTCTGCCGAAGAATTTGTAACAATGCGCTAA
- a CDS encoding ubiquinol-cytochrome c reductase iron-sulfur subunit, with product MDRRTFLSWVGVGTLASSLPVVLAACTSSDTPEASSSPESTDTAEAPAPVTTADGFTEVGKLADLESSGSVVMEDFGGAPLLVILSPDDKTKVVAFKNQCTHSQCPVDWNAEGGTLDCGCHGSKFKADGTVANGPAKDPLPTYEAKLEGDTVLVKAG from the coding sequence ATGGATCGTCGTACATTTCTTTCTTGGGTAGGGGTTGGCACATTAGCCAGCAGCTTACCCGTGGTGCTCGCAGCTTGCACCTCGAGTGACACACCAGAAGCATCTTCTTCACCCGAATCCACTGATACTGCCGAAGCCCCTGCCCCAGTCACCACGGCGGATGGGTTTACCGAAGTCGGTAAGCTGGCAGACCTAGAAAGCAGTGGGTCTGTAGTCATGGAAGACTTTGGTGGTGCCCCCCTACTCGTCATTCTCAGTCCTGATGACAAAACAAAGGTCGTTGCTTTCAAAAATCAATGTACCCATAGTCAATGTCCCGTGGACTGGAATGCTGAAGGAGGAACCTTAGACTGTGGATGTCATGGATCCAAATTTAAGGCAGATGGAACCGTTGCCAATGGTCCCGCCAAAGATCCACTTCCCACCTATGAAGCGAAACTAGAGGGAGATACCGTCTTGGTGAAAGCGGGCTAA